From Heliomicrobium undosum, the proteins below share one genomic window:
- the leuC gene encoding 3-isopropylmalate dehydratase large subunit has protein sequence MGMTITEKILAAHAGKASVEPGELIQAKLDLVLANDVTAPVSIKELEKASLDAVFDKERVVLVQDHFVPAKDIKSAEQSKIVRDFARKHDITHHYDVGDMGIEHCLLPEKGLVVPGDAVIGADSHTCTYGALGAFATGVGSTDLAAGIALGEAWFKVPEAIKFEYEGKMPEDVTGKDLILHTIGDIGVDGALYQSMEFTGSAIDDLSMDGRMTMCNMAIEAGGKNGIIAPDKKTIAYVEERATRPYKVYASDPDAKYARVIKYDVEKLEPVVAFPHLPENTRPVSEAGHVEIDQVVIGSCTNGRIEDLRMAAKILQGKKVHKNVRCVVFPGTQAIYKQAIKEGLVDIFVDAGVAVSTPTCGPCLGGHMGILAKGERALATTNRNFVGRMGHPESEVYLCGPNVAAASAIAGRIVHPREVE, from the coding sequence ATGGGTATGACCATCACCGAAAAGATATTGGCGGCGCATGCCGGGAAGGCGTCGGTGGAGCCGGGGGAATTGATCCAAGCCAAGCTGGATCTGGTTCTGGCCAACGATGTCACGGCGCCCGTTTCTATCAAAGAGTTGGAGAAAGCCAGCCTGGATGCGGTTTTTGACAAAGAACGGGTCGTTTTGGTCCAGGACCACTTCGTGCCGGCCAAGGATATAAAATCGGCGGAGCAGTCGAAAATTGTGCGGGACTTCGCCCGCAAACATGACATCACCCATCACTATGATGTGGGCGATATGGGAATCGAGCACTGCCTGCTTCCGGAAAAAGGGCTCGTCGTGCCCGGTGACGCCGTCATCGGCGCCGACTCGCACACCTGCACCTACGGCGCCTTGGGCGCTTTTGCCACCGGCGTCGGCTCGACCGACCTGGCTGCCGGCATTGCTCTGGGCGAAGCCTGGTTCAAGGTCCCTGAGGCGATCAAGTTCGAGTATGAAGGCAAGATGCCTGAGGACGTAACCGGCAAGGACCTGATCCTGCACACCATCGGCGACATCGGCGTCGATGGCGCGCTCTACCAGTCGATGGAGTTCACCGGTTCCGCCATCGACGACCTGTCCATGGATGGCCGCATGACCATGTGCAACATGGCCATCGAAGCCGGCGGCAAAAACGGCATCATCGCCCCTGACAAGAAGACGATTGCCTATGTGGAAGAGCGGGCCACCCGCCCCTACAAGGTCTACGCGTCCGATCCCGACGCCAAGTATGCCCGCGTCATCAAGTACGACGTGGAAAAACTGGAGCCTGTCGTCGCCTTCCCGCACCTGCCTGAAAACACCCGGCCGGTCAGCGAGGCTGGCCACGTCGAAATCGACCAGGTCGTCATCGGCTCCTGCACAAACGGGCGCATTGAGGACCTGCGCATGGCCGCCAAGATCCTGCAAGGCAAAAAGGTGCACAAGAACGTCCGCTGCGTCGTCTTCCCCGGCACCCAGGCCATCTACAAGCAAGCCATCAAGGAAGGCCTCGTCGATATCTTTGTTGACGCCGGTGTTGCCGTGTCGACGCCCACCTGCGGCCCCTGCCTGGGCGGCCACATGGGCATTCTGGCCAAAGGGGAGCGGGCATTGGCGACGACGAACCGCAATTTCGTCGGCCGCATGGGCCACCCCGAGAGCGAAGTCTACCTGTGCGGCCCCAACGTGGCCGCCGCTTCGGCGATCGCCGGGCGCATCGTCCATCCCCGGGAGGTGGAATAA